One genomic region from Flavobacteriales bacterium encodes:
- the fabD gene encoding ACP S-malonyltransferase, with protein MNAYVFPGQGSQFVGMGKDLYDSSPLAKELFERANEILGFNITDIMFSGTDEELKQTKVTQPAIFLHSVILAKTLGDSFKPQAVAGHSLGEFSALVANGTLDFEDGLRLVSQRALAMQKACEAVPSTMAAILGMDDELVEKICSEIDGVVVPANYNCPGQLVISGSIEAVNIACEKLKEAGAKRALVLPVGGAFHSPLMKPAEDELAKAIQATTFNKPTCPVYQNVNALPITNPAEIQHNLIAQLTAPVKWTQIMTNMLADGVNSVTEVGPGKVLQGLFKKMDRDLETISA; from the coding sequence ATGAACGCATACGTATTTCCAGGTCAAGGGTCACAATTTGTAGGAATGGGTAAAGATCTTTATGATTCTTCTCCTTTAGCAAAAGAATTGTTTGAACGTGCTAATGAAATTTTAGGATTCAACATAACCGACATCATGTTCTCAGGAACTGATGAAGAGCTAAAACAAACAAAAGTTACACAGCCTGCTATATTTTTACACTCTGTAATTTTAGCTAAAACATTAGGAGATTCGTTTAAACCACAAGCTGTAGCTGGTCATTCTTTAGGTGAGTTTTCGGCATTGGTTGCCAACGGAACATTAGATTTTGAAGATGGTTTACGCTTGGTTTCGCAACGTGCTTTGGCTATGCAAAAAGCTTGTGAAGCTGTGCCAAGTACCATGGCTGCAATTTTAGGTATGGATGATGAATTGGTAGAAAAAATTTGCAGTGAAATTGATGGTGTTGTTGTTCCTGCAAACTATAACTGCCCAGGACAATTGGTTATTTCTGGAAGTATTGAAGCTGTAAATATTGCTTGTGAAAAATTAAAAGAAGCTGGAGCAAAAAGAGCATTGGTTTTACCAGTTGGTGGAGCGTTCCACTCTCCATTAATGAAGCCAGCAGAAGACGAATTAGCTAAAGCAATTCAAGCTACTACATTTAATAAACCAACATGCCCAGTTTATCAAAACGTAAATGCTTTACCAATAACAAACCCTGCTGAAATACAACACAATTTAATTGCGCAATTAACTGCTCCTGTAAAGTGGACGCAAATAATGACTAACATGTTGGCTGATGGTGTTAATTCTGTTACCGAAGTTGGACCTGGAAAAGTATTGCAAGGGTTATTCAAAAAAATGGATAGAGATTTAGAAACTATTAGTGCATGA
- the atpG gene encoding ATP synthase F1 subunit gamma, with product MANLKEIRNRIVSISSTRQITSAMKMVSAAKLRRAQDAITQMRPYSKKLQEILENLSAGLDSSEGVYSQEREVKNVLFVSITANRGLCGGFNNNVIKTVKKIAETDYKNCEVTIVSIGKKSMDSFKLSPAAVKGKEVFSKSVEIIDNLTFDNVSEVAQLLMDQFAAKKQDKIVLVYNQFKNAAVQEIQVEQFLPVVPTVTEGATKSSAEYIFEPNKEFIIEELIPKSLKTQLFKALLDSQASEHGARMTAMHKATDNATELINELKLIYNKARQASITNEILEIVAGAEALN from the coding sequence ATGGCAAATTTAAAAGAAATACGAAACAGGATAGTTTCGATATCATCTACAAGACAGATTACATCTGCAATGAAAATGGTATCGGCAGCTAAGTTGAGAAGAGCACAAGATGCAATTACTCAAATGCGTCCTTATTCTAAAAAATTGCAAGAAATACTTGAAAACTTAAGTGCTGGATTGGATAGTAGCGAAGGTGTTTATAGCCAAGAAAGAGAAGTTAAAAATGTACTTTTTGTAAGTATTACAGCTAACCGTGGGTTATGTGGTGGATTTAACAACAACGTGATTAAAACGGTTAAAAAAATTGCTGAAACTGATTACAAAAACTGCGAGGTTACCATAGTTTCTATTGGTAAAAAAAGTATGGATTCGTTTAAATTGTCTCCAGCAGCAGTAAAAGGTAAAGAAGTATTTTCTAAAAGTGTTGAGATTATTGATAACTTAACTTTTGATAATGTATCGGAAGTGGCTCAATTATTAATGGATCAATTTGCAGCTAAAAAACAAGACAAAATTGTATTGGTTTACAATCAGTTTAAAAATGCTGCAGTACAAGAAATTCAAGTTGAACAGTTTTTACCAGTTGTACCAACAGTAACAGAAGGAGCAACTAAATCATCAGCTGAATATATTTTTGAACCAAACAAAGAATTTATTATTGAAGAATTAATTCCTAAATCGTTAAAAACACAGTTGTTTAAGGCATTATTAGACTCTCAAGCATCAGAACACGGTGCTAGGATGACTGCAATGCACAAAGCAACAGATAATGCTACCGAATTAATTAATGAATTAAAGTTAATTTACAACAAAGCTCGTCAAGCTTCGATTACTAACGAAATTTTAGAAATTGTTGCTGGTGCCGAAGCCTTGAACTAA
- a CDS encoding F0F1 ATP synthase subunit alpha: MAEVKPAEVSAILRQQLAGFNTEAQLEEVGTVLQVGDGIARIYGLSQVQSGELIEFENGLNAIVLNLEEDNVGAVLLGSSKGVKEGDTVKRTKKIASIKVGEGMLGRVVDTLGNPIDGKGPITGDLYEMPLERKAPGVIYREPVTEPMQTGIKAIDAMIPVGRGQRELVIGDRQTGKTTVCIDTIINQKEFYDRGEPVFCIYVATGQKGSTVAGIVKTLEDNGAMAYTVVVAANASDPAPMQFYSPFAGAAIGEYFRDSGRPALIIYDDLSKQAVAYREVSLLLRRPPGREAYPGDVFYLHSRLLERAAKIVNVDSIAQDMNDLPESIKHLVKGGGSLTALPIIETQAGDVSAYIPTNVISITDGQIFLESDLFNQGVRPAINVGISVSRVGGNAQIKSMKKVAGTLKLDQAQFRELEAFSKFGSDLDAATMSVLNKGKRNVEILKQGENSPLSVEKQVAIIYLGTKGLINKVPVDKVKEFEFEYLSYLESKHKNVLDSLRAGKLDDEITSTLEKAASELTAKYK; this comes from the coding sequence ATGGCCGAAGTAAAACCCGCAGAAGTATCAGCTATATTAAGACAACAATTAGCTGGATTTAACACCGAAGCTCAACTAGAAGAAGTAGGAACTGTACTACAAGTTGGTGATGGTATTGCACGTATTTATGGATTGTCGCAAGTACAATCAGGTGAATTAATTGAATTTGAAAACGGTTTAAATGCTATCGTTTTAAACCTTGAAGAAGATAACGTAGGAGCTGTACTTTTAGGTTCTTCTAAAGGAGTTAAAGAGGGCGATACCGTAAAAAGAACTAAAAAAATTGCTTCGATTAAAGTTGGCGAAGGAATGTTAGGTAGAGTTGTTGACACATTGGGAAATCCAATTGATGGAAAAGGACCTATTACTGGTGATCTTTACGAAATGCCATTAGAAAGAAAAGCTCCAGGTGTTATTTACCGTGAGCCAGTAACAGAGCCAATGCAAACAGGTATTAAAGCTATTGACGCGATGATTCCAGTAGGTAGAGGGCAAAGAGAGTTAGTAATTGGTGACCGTCAAACAGGAAAAACTACCGTTTGTATCGATACCATTATTAATCAAAAAGAATTTTACGATAGAGGTGAGCCTGTATTCTGTATTTATGTAGCAACTGGTCAAAAAGGTTCTACTGTTGCAGGTATAGTTAAAACTTTAGAAGATAATGGCGCAATGGCTTACACCGTTGTTGTTGCTGCAAATGCATCTGACCCTGCTCCAATGCAATTTTACTCACCTTTCGCAGGAGCTGCAATTGGTGAATATTTTAGAGATTCTGGTCGTCCAGCATTAATTATTTATGATGATTTATCAAAACAAGCTGTTGCTTACCGTGAGGTTTCTTTATTGTTAAGAAGACCTCCAGGTCGTGAGGCTTATCCTGGTGATGTATTCTACTTACACTCTAGATTATTAGAAAGAGCTGCAAAAATTGTTAATGTTGATAGCATTGCTCAAGACATGAATGATTTACCAGAATCTATCAAGCATTTGGTAAAAGGTGGTGGTTCTTTAACTGCATTGCCAATTATCGAAACACAAGCGGGTGACGTTTCTGCTTATATTCCAACCAACGTAATTTCGATTACTGACGGTCAAATTTTCTTAGAATCAGATTTATTTAACCAAGGTGTTCGTCCAGCAATTAACGTAGGTATTTCGGTATCGCGTGTTGGTGGTAACGCTCAAATTAAATCAATGAAAAAAGTAGCTGGTACATTAAAATTAGACCAAGCTCAATTTAGAGAATTAGAAGCATTCTCGAAATTTGGTTCTGATTTAGATGCTGCAACCATGTCGGTATTGAATAAAGGTAAACGTAACGTTGAAATTCTGAAACAAGGAGAAAACTCTCCGCTATCTGTTGAAAAACAAGTAGCAATTATCTACCTTGGAACAAAAGGTTTAATAAACAAAGTTCCTGTTGATAAAGTAAAAGAGTTTGAATTTGAATATTTATCGTATTTAGAAAGCAAACATAAAAATGTTTTAGATTCGTTAAGAGCAGGTAAATTAGATGATGAAATTACTTCAACATTAGAAAAAGCAGCTTCTGAATTAACAGCGAAATATAAGTAG
- the atpH gene encoding ATP synthase F1 subunit delta yields MRDIKVASRYAKSLLGIAIENKCLEAVYQDMTMINKVCNENHELVLVLKNPIVKGDKKLAILNEIFKGINNVSASFVKLIVAKKRENILFDIANAFIDVYKEHHNIKIAHVTSAVALNADQKENIKKLVNKSYHSTIELIEKVDAEIIGGIILRVDDKQVDESIKRKLQNLVMEFN; encoded by the coding sequence ATGAGAGATATTAAAGTTGCATCGCGTTACGCTAAATCATTGCTTGGTATTGCTATCGAAAACAAATGTTTAGAAGCAGTTTATCAAGATATGACAATGATTAACAAAGTTTGTAATGAAAATCACGAACTTGTTTTAGTTTTAAAAAATCCTATCGTAAAAGGAGATAAAAAACTAGCTATTTTAAACGAGATTTTTAAAGGAATAAACAATGTTTCGGCTTCTTTTGTAAAATTAATTGTTGCAAAAAAGAGAGAAAACATATTGTTTGATATCGCCAATGCTTTTATTGATGTTTATAAAGAACATCATAACATTAAAATAGCTCATGTTACATCAGCTGTTGCATTAAATGCTGACCAAAAAGAAAACATCAAAAAACTTGTAAATAAATCTTATCATTCAACAATTGAGTTGATTGAAAAAGTTGATGCAGAGATTATTGGAGGTATTATTTTGAGAGTTGACGATAAACAAGTTGATGAAAGCATCAAACGTAAACTTCAAAACTTAGTAATGGAGTTTAATTAA
- a CDS encoding F0F1 ATP synthase subunit B yields MDNPLVTPELGLIVWTTLVFCILFFLLAKFAWKPILKAVKDREASIEDALLLAEKTKQEMAELSANNEVLLNKAREERDEMLKEARAAKDKMISDAKAVANTEAEKIVAAARESIQHEKLAAITELKNQVATLSIEIAEKILKQELATAEKQKSLIDTAVAEINLN; encoded by the coding sequence ATGGATAATCCGTTAGTAACCCCCGAGCTTGGTCTGATAGTATGGACTACACTTGTGTTTTGCATTTTATTCTTTTTACTTGCAAAATTTGCATGGAAACCAATTTTAAAAGCTGTAAAAGATAGAGAGGCTTCTATTGAAGATGCTTTACTTTTAGCTGAAAAAACAAAACAAGAAATGGCAGAATTATCTGCTAACAACGAAGTGTTGTTAAACAAAGCAAGAGAAGAAAGAGACGAAATGTTGAAAGAGGCTCGTGCAGCTAAAGATAAAATGATTAGTGATGCGAAAGCTGTTGCTAATACCGAAGCTGAAAAAATTGTTGCTGCGGCAAGAGAGTCGATTCAACACGAGAAATTAGCTGCTATTACTGAATTAAAAAATCAAGTAGCAACTTTGTCTATTGAAATTGCTGAAAAGATTTTAAAACAAGAATTAGCTACTGCTGAAAAACAAAAATCGTTGATTGATACAGCCGTTGCTGAAATTAATCTAAACTAA
- the atpE gene encoding ATP synthase F0 subunit C, with protein sequence MYAAIGAGLAVIGAGLGIGRIGGSAMDAIARQPEATAKIQTAMIIAAALVEGVALFGVVVGLMGL encoded by the coding sequence ATGTACGCAGCAATTGGAGCAGGTTTAGCAGTTATCGGTGCCGGATTAGGTATTGGTAGAATTGGTGGTTCAGCAATGGACGCTATCGCAAGACAACCAGAAGCTACCGCTAAGATTCAAACAGCAATGATTATTGCAGCAGCTCTTGTAGAGGGTGTTGCATTATTTGGTGTTGTTGTAGGTCTTATGGGTCTTTAA
- the atpB gene encoding F0F1 ATP synthase subunit A, translated as MLKDKFIKTLVFSVLSLVFVGLIHANNPSEIISEHDENHKTEENSKYDPIPVIMHHIADAHDWHFFDYNGHSYSMPLPIILWTNNGLVTFLSSEFHHDNMGHHAVEKKGMRFIKFNEKIYQLKDGAPVGFDYETTTRPIDLSITKNVFAMLMSVILLFFVFIKTAGHYKKNGAIAPKGIASFMEPLIVFVRDDIALVNIGEKKYMKFMPYLLTVFFFIWFNNLLGLIPWIGGANLTGNIAVTLVLATFTLIITNLNGNKEYWGHIFWMPGAPAPVKLILMPIELVGILTKPFALMIRLFANITAGHIVVLSLVSLIFIFKNIGMAAVSVPFALFISVLELLVAFLQAYVFTMLSALFIGTAVAEHEHH; from the coding sequence ATGTTAAAAGATAAATTCATCAAAACCCTAGTATTTTCAGTGCTTTCACTGGTTTTTGTTGGTTTGATACATGCTAATAATCCAAGTGAAATTATTTCAGAACATGACGAAAATCATAAAACTGAAGAAAATTCTAAATACGATCCAATTCCAGTTATTATGCATCACATTGCTGACGCTCATGATTGGCATTTTTTTGATTACAACGGACACTCCTATTCAATGCCTCTTCCTATAATTCTTTGGACTAATAATGGCTTGGTTACTTTTTTATCTAGTGAATTCCATCACGATAATATGGGGCATCATGCTGTTGAAAAGAAAGGAATGAGATTTATTAAGTTTAATGAAAAGATATATCAACTAAAAGACGGTGCGCCTGTTGGTTTTGATTATGAAACAACTACAAGACCGATAGATTTATCCATTACAAAAAATGTCTTTGCAATGTTGATGTCTGTAATTCTTTTATTCTTCGTTTTCATAAAAACAGCTGGTCATTACAAAAAAAATGGGGCTATTGCACCAAAAGGTATTGCATCTTTTATGGAGCCATTAATTGTGTTTGTTAGAGATGATATTGCCTTAGTAAATATTGGTGAGAAAAAATACATGAAATTTATGCCTTATTTGTTAACGGTATTCTTTTTTATCTGGTTCAACAATTTATTGGGTTTAATTCCATGGATAGGTGGAGCAAACTTAACGGGTAATATTGCAGTAACGCTTGTTTTAGCAACCTTTACCTTAATTATTACAAATCTTAATGGTAATAAAGAGTATTGGGGTCATATTTTCTGGATGCCAGGAGCACCAGCGCCTGTAAAGTTAATTTTAATGCCTATTGAGTTGGTTGGTATATTAACTAAGCCGTTTGCGTTAATGATTCGTTTATTTGCAAATATTACAGCAGGTCATATTGTTGTGTTAAGTTTGGTATCGTTAATTTTTATTTTTAAAAATATTGGAATGGCAGCTGTTTCAGTTCCATTCGCATTGTTTATATCTGTATTAGAGTTATTAGTAGCTTTTTTACAGGCTTATGTTTTTACTATGCTTTCAGCATTGTTTATTGGAACAGCTGTAGCAGAGCACGAACATCATTAA
- a CDS encoding AtpZ/AtpI family protein, with product MKNEKPSKKPNSSLSQYARFSGVAVQMGVIIGVSAWGGKKLDSHFNLNKPYLTIVCSLLGVALALYLIIREVIKLGKDDSDK from the coding sequence ATGAAAAACGAGAAACCCTCGAAAAAGCCCAACAGTTCGCTTAGTCAATATGCTAGATTTTCTGGTGTAGCTGTTCAAATGGGAGTAATAATAGGAGTAAGTGCATGGGGTGGAAAAAAACTCGATTCACATTTCAATCTAAATAAACCGTACTTAACCATTGTTTGTTCGCTATTAGGTGTGGCTTTAGCTTTGTATTTAATTATTAGAGAGGTTATTAAATTAGGTAAAGATGATTCTGACAAATAA
- a CDS encoding polymer-forming cytoskeletal protein, protein MAKNQEADSSAINIIRKGTEIKGEIKCVGDIRIDGTLSGKIYSDGKIVVGQTGVVEGEISCNNADISGNIQANIIVKELLLLKSTANIIGDIKTGKLSVEPGANFTGACNMGGVVKGIKNDEKRETLEKAQQFA, encoded by the coding sequence ATGGCAAAAAATCAAGAAGCTGATTCATCAGCAATTAACATTATTAGAAAAGGAACAGAAATTAAAGGAGAGATCAAATGTGTTGGTGATATTAGAATTGACGGAACATTGTCAGGAAAAATTTACTCTGACGGCAAAATAGTGGTTGGACAAACTGGTGTTGTTGAAGGAGAAATTAGTTGTAATAATGCCGATATTTCAGGTAATATTCAAGCTAACATTATTGTTAAGGAATTGTTGTTGCTAAAGTCAACCGCTAATATTATTGGTGATATAAAAACAGGTAAATTATCTGTAGAACCTGGAGCAAACTTTACTGGAGCATGTAATATGGGTGGAGTTGTAAAAGGTATAAAGAATGATGAAAAACGAGAAACCCTCGAAAAAGCCCAACAGTTCGCTTAG
- a CDS encoding tetratricopeptide repeat protein, translating into MACSTKKNSFTRRAYHNTTTRYNYYFNAKEIMKATNQKLLDEHVDDFSELIPLFILPNEEKSKSLYPDMDKAIEKCSEAIDRHSIYVKKEEHNRWVDDCYMIIGKARVNKHERYLAIEIFEYLAKAYNKKPEKYLALIWLARTHMELNEMSKAEVYLKLMDEGKAPPDKFKSEYNAVYADFFIRKKQYDDAIAKLEEALKTTKNRKEKQRFNYVLAQLWLKKKEFSKASELFTKVIDLKPRYDMLFNAQISRALSFDVEGKDNDDVKKMLTKMMKDAKNKEFLDQIYYALADIAFKQNDEPLGIEYLKKSAWASVGNQKQKALSYLRLGELYYAKPKYVPAQMYYDSCMTFLPETYNDYDNIYSRTKALGELVENINIVQTEDSLQKMATDLDYRKQSIEQLIANEILAEQKQAELEALQANNAGIPNNTATGINATSNGKWYFYNSTIIGFGYNDFVKNWGNRKLEDNWRRANKQASINFDEELTTVGNDSTISDSIVINEKTDPDYYLQFLPLDEKKMNVSHNKIIEALYALGNIYREDFMDYEQSVLSFEDLLVRYDTCRYVLPTWYNLYRISLTTNNDPMREKYMRLIIQNYPESEYARIIQDPTYNKATREGRKRVDNYYSIIFDLYKEGKYSLVMTRVDKSRSIFADNHLQDKFDFLEALAIGQVSPVDTFKTALETVIKNHSASPVAAEAKTILDKINQGVGKTTSSNSASSVEKYSYKPDDVYTFIAIIPSNDNNTNKYKVDISNFNTTFYQNETFNVSSIFLNGLNQIITVKEFKNEDAAKDYYQSFKFNQEHLSEINAKGYQYFIISNDNFVIFYKDKNIPDYLNFFTKQFGLN; encoded by the coding sequence ATGGCTTGTTCTACAAAAAAGAATTCGTTTACTCGTAGAGCTTACCACAATACAACTACTAGATACAACTACTATTTTAATGCAAAAGAAATAATGAAAGCAACCAATCAAAAGTTGCTTGATGAACACGTTGATGATTTCTCGGAATTAATACCTCTTTTTATTCTTCCAAACGAAGAAAAATCGAAGAGTTTATATCCTGACATGGATAAAGCCATAGAAAAATGTTCGGAGGCAATAGATAGACACTCGATATATGTAAAAAAAGAAGAACACAATAGATGGGTTGATGATTGTTACATGATTATTGGTAAAGCTCGAGTAAATAAGCATGAGCGTTATCTAGCTATCGAAATCTTTGAATACTTAGCAAAAGCGTACAATAAAAAGCCAGAAAAATACTTAGCATTAATATGGTTGGCGAGAACACACATGGAGCTAAACGAAATGAGCAAGGCTGAAGTTTATTTAAAATTAATGGATGAGGGCAAGGCTCCTCCAGATAAATTTAAAAGCGAATACAATGCCGTATATGCTGATTTTTTTATTCGAAAAAAACAATATGACGATGCTATTGCAAAATTAGAGGAGGCGTTAAAAACAACAAAAAATAGAAAAGAAAAGCAGCGATTCAATTATGTGTTGGCTCAGTTGTGGCTCAAAAAGAAAGAATTTAGCAAAGCATCTGAATTATTTACGAAAGTTATTGATTTAAAACCTCGTTACGACATGTTGTTTAATGCTCAAATTAGTAGAGCACTATCATTTGATGTGGAAGGAAAAGACAATGATGACGTAAAGAAAATGTTAACCAAAATGATGAAAGATGCTAAAAACAAAGAGTTTTTAGATCAAATTTATTATGCTTTGGCAGACATCGCATTTAAACAAAATGATGAACCTTTAGGGATTGAATATTTAAAAAAATCAGCTTGGGCAAGTGTGGGAAATCAAAAACAAAAAGCATTATCATATTTACGTTTAGGGGAATTGTATTATGCCAAACCAAAATATGTTCCAGCACAAATGTATTACGATAGTTGTATGACGTTTTTACCAGAAACTTATAACGATTACGATAATATTTATTCTCGGACTAAGGCTTTAGGGGAGTTGGTGGAAAACATCAATATTGTGCAAACTGAGGATAGTTTACAAAAAATGGCGACTGATTTGGATTACAGAAAACAATCGATAGAACAACTTATTGCTAATGAAATTTTAGCAGAACAAAAACAAGCAGAATTAGAGGCATTACAGGCTAATAATGCTGGCATACCTAACAATACAGCTACTGGAATAAATGCAACATCAAATGGTAAATGGTATTTCTATAACTCTACCATTATTGGGTTTGGATATAACGATTTTGTTAAAAATTGGGGTAATCGAAAATTAGAAGATAACTGGAGGAGAGCTAACAAGCAAGCAAGTATTAATTTTGATGAAGAACTAACTACAGTTGGTAATGATTCAACAATTTCTGACAGTATAGTGATAAACGAAAAGACTGACCCAGATTACTACCTTCAATTTTTACCTTTAGATGAGAAAAAAATGAATGTTTCTCACAATAAAATCATTGAAGCACTTTATGCCTTAGGTAATATTTATCGCGAAGATTTTATGGATTATGAGCAGTCGGTATTGTCGTTTGAAGATTTGCTGGTTCGTTATGATACATGTAGATATGTTTTGCCAACATGGTACAACCTTTATAGAATTAGTTTGACTACAAATAATGATCCCATGCGTGAAAAATACATGAGGTTAATTATTCAAAACTACCCAGAAAGTGAATATGCAAGAATTATTCAAGACCCAACATACAATAAAGCAACTCGTGAAGGACGAAAACGTGTAGACAATTATTACAGTATAATTTTCGATTTGTATAAAGAAGGAAAGTATAGCTTGGTTATGACAAGGGTTGACAAATCTCGTTCTATTTTTGCCGATAATCATTTGCAAGATAAGTTTGATTTTCTGGAAGCACTTGCAATAGGACAGGTTAGTCCCGTTGATACATTTAAAACGGCTTTAGAAACGGTGATAAAAAATCATTCTGCATCACCAGTTGCAGCCGAAGCAAAAACTATTTTGGATAAAATAAATCAAGGGGTTGGTAAAACTACATCGTCCAATTCGGCATCATCAGTTGAAAAATATAGCTATAAACCAGATGATGTTTATACTTTTATAGCAATTATACCTTCTAACGATAACAATACAAACAAATACAAGGTTGATATTTCAAACTTTAATACTACGTTTTATCAAAACGAGACTTTTAATGTAAGTAGTATATTCTTAAATGGATTAAACCAAATAATCACAGTCAAAGAATTTAAAAACGAAGATGCTGCAAAAGATTATTACCAGTCATTTAAGTTTAATCAGGAGCATTTATCGGAAATTAATGCGAAAGGCTATCAATACTTCATTATTTCTAATGATAATTTTGTGATTTTTTATAAAGACAAGAATATACCTGACTATTTAAATTTCTTTACCAAACAGTTTGGATTAAATTAA
- a CDS encoding M23 family metallopeptidase: protein MAVPDKKPKKFQKLKHKYRFVILNDETFEEKLNFKLSQLNVFTAFGVGSLLLITLVTVLIAFTPLREFIPGYTDVKIRKTGIENTLKIDSLELVLKQREQYLENINRVIQGEPLVMNDSVVVDTTVNYKNIVNKKIPQDSVLRVMIETEEKYNLFKTAGKTPGSISNFIFFSPLKGIVTEVFDAKKLHFGVDLVAPKNEAIKATLDGTVIFAEWTAETGYVIQIQHSSNLISIYKHNSVLHKKQGDKVKAGDVIAIVGNTGELSSGPHLHFELWYNGIPLNPQEYMIF, encoded by the coding sequence ATGGCAGTTCCAGATAAGAAACCTAAAAAGTTTCAGAAACTAAAACATAAGTACAGATTTGTTATTTTAAATGACGAAACATTTGAAGAGAAGTTGAATTTCAAATTGTCTCAATTAAATGTATTTACTGCTTTTGGAGTTGGCTCTTTATTACTGATTACACTTGTAACTGTTTTGATTGCTTTTACCCCTTTACGAGAGTTTATTCCTGGTTATACTGATGTAAAAATTCGTAAAACGGGTATTGAAAACACTTTGAAAATTGACTCATTAGAATTGGTATTAAAACAACGCGAACAGTACCTAGAAAATATTAATCGCGTTATACAAGGTGAACCTTTAGTGATGAATGATTCTGTTGTTGTAGATACTACTGTGAATTATAAAAACATAGTAAACAAGAAAATTCCACAAGATTCAGTATTGAGGGTGATGATTGAAACCGAAGAAAAATATAACTTGTTCAAAACAGCAGGAAAAACACCTGGCAGTATTAGTAATTTTATTTTCTTTAGTCCTTTAAAAGGTATCGTTACAGAAGTTTTTGATGCTAAAAAATTACATTTTGGAGTAGATTTAGTTGCACCAAAAAACGAAGCCATTAAAGCGACATTAGATGGTACCGTTATTTTTGCAGAATGGACTGCAGAAACTGGATATGTTATACAAATACAACACAGCAGTAATTTAATATCTATTTACAAACACAACTCCGTTTTGCATAAAAAACAAGGCGACAAAGTTAAAGCAGGAGATGTTATTGCTATTGTAGGTAATACTGGTGAATTATCTTCTGGTCCACACCTTCATTTTGAATTATGGTATAATGGAATACCTTTAAACCCTCAAGAATACATGATATTTTAA